Proteins from one Streptomyces sp. NBC_00289 genomic window:
- a CDS encoding stage II sporulation protein M — translation MDLDVFVTAHRAEWDRLEALLHRQRRLNGTETDELVALYQRTATHLSLIQSSAPDPQLTGRLSQLVARARSAVTGTRRASWRDVTRFLAHSFPAAVYRSRHWWVPTALLSTVVAALLGWWIGTHPEVQATIVAPTELRELTRPGGQYETYYSSHPAASFAAQVWTNNAQAAAMCLVLGVFLGLPVLWILFQNMLNLGVGFGLMSSAGRLDTFLGLILPHGLLELTAVFVAAGTGLRLGWTVIDPGPRSRRSALAEEGRAAVGMAIGLALVLFVSGAIEGFVTPSGLPTWARIGIGIAAELAFLAYVFVLGGRAARAGDTGDVEAAERSAAVPTAA, via the coding sequence ATGGACCTCGACGTCTTCGTCACCGCCCACCGAGCCGAGTGGGACCGCCTCGAGGCACTGCTCCACCGCCAGCGTCGACTGAACGGCACCGAGACCGACGAACTCGTCGCCCTCTACCAGCGCACCGCCACCCACCTGTCCCTGATCCAGTCCAGCGCTCCCGATCCACAGTTGACCGGTCGCCTCAGTCAACTCGTGGCACGCGCGCGTAGTGCCGTGACAGGCACGCGGCGGGCCTCCTGGCGCGATGTCACCCGCTTCCTGGCCCACAGCTTCCCCGCCGCGGTCTACAGGTCCCGCCACTGGTGGGTGCCCACCGCACTTCTGTCCACAGTCGTCGCCGCGCTTTTGGGCTGGTGGATCGGCACACACCCCGAAGTACAGGCCACCATCGTCGCCCCCACCGAACTGCGCGAGCTCACCCGCCCGGGCGGCCAGTACGAGACGTACTACTCGAGCCATCCCGCGGCCTCCTTCGCCGCCCAGGTCTGGACGAACAACGCCCAGGCCGCCGCCATGTGCCTGGTCCTGGGCGTCTTCCTCGGACTTCCCGTCCTGTGGATCCTCTTCCAGAACATGCTCAACCTCGGCGTCGGCTTCGGCCTGATGTCGTCGGCCGGCCGCCTGGACACCTTCCTCGGACTCATCCTTCCGCACGGTCTGCTGGAGCTGACGGCGGTCTTCGTCGCCGCCGGCACAGGACTTCGTCTGGGGTGGACCGTGATCGACCCGGGCCCCCGCTCCCGGCGCTCGGCCCTCGCCGAGGAGGGCCGGGCAGCCGTGGGTATGGCGATAGGCCTTGCCCTGGTTCTCTTCGTCTCCGGCGCCATCGAAGGCTTCGTGACCCCGTCGGGGCTGCCCACCTGGGCCCGGATCGGCATCGGAATCGCCGCTGAACTGGCTTTTCTTGCCTACGTCTTCGTACTGGGCGGACGTGCGGCCCGCGCCGGCGACACGGGAGACGTGGAGGCGGCCGAACGCAGCGCCGCTGTCCCCACCGCCGCCTGA
- a CDS encoding cation diffusion facilitator family transporter, which produces MSASGGTKAIVAALGANLAIAASKFVAFAFSGSSSMLAEGVHSLADSGNQALLLVGGKKAQREATPQHPFGYGRERYIYAFLVSIVLFSVGGMFAIYEGYEKVRHPHEIEHWYWPVGVLVFAIIAEGFSFRTAIRESNELRGSLSWVQFVRRAKAPELPVVLLEDFGALIGLVLALGGVGLALLTGDGIWDGIGTVCIGVLLVLIALVLAAETKSLLLGEAAGVEEVKKIEAAIVDGRTVTGIIHMRTLHLGPEELLVAAKIAVEHDDTAAEVATAINAAESRIREAVPIARVIYLEPDIYNEAEAAKGPDREATPGGPTAHPAGH; this is translated from the coding sequence ATGAGCGCGTCAGGCGGTACCAAGGCGATCGTGGCGGCACTCGGCGCCAATCTCGCGATCGCTGCATCGAAGTTCGTGGCGTTCGCGTTCAGTGGTTCCTCGTCGATGCTCGCCGAGGGCGTGCACTCGCTCGCCGACTCCGGCAACCAGGCCCTGCTGCTCGTCGGCGGCAAGAAGGCCCAGCGCGAGGCCACCCCGCAGCACCCCTTCGGCTACGGCCGTGAGCGTTACATCTACGCCTTCCTCGTCTCCATCGTCCTCTTCTCCGTCGGCGGCATGTTCGCCATCTACGAGGGCTACGAGAAGGTCCGCCACCCGCACGAGATCGAGCACTGGTACTGGCCGGTGGGCGTCCTCGTCTTCGCGATCATCGCCGAGGGTTTCTCCTTCCGGACCGCCATCAGGGAGTCCAACGAGCTCCGCGGGTCGCTGTCCTGGGTGCAGTTCGTCCGGCGCGCGAAAGCCCCCGAGCTGCCCGTCGTCCTCCTGGAGGACTTCGGCGCGCTGATCGGTCTGGTCCTCGCCCTCGGCGGCGTCGGCCTGGCCCTGCTCACCGGTGACGGCATCTGGGACGGCATCGGCACGGTCTGCATCGGTGTCCTGCTCGTCCTGATCGCCCTCGTGCTGGCCGCCGAGACCAAGTCCCTGCTGCTCGGTGAGGCCGCGGGCGTCGAAGAGGTCAAGAAGATCGAGGCCGCCATCGTCGACGGCCGGACGGTCACCGGCATCATCCACATGCGCACCCTCCACCTCGGCCCCGAGGAACTCCTGGTCGCCGCCAAGATCGCCGTCGAGCACGACGACACGGCCGCCGAGGTCGCCACCGCCATCAACGCCGCCGAGTCCCGTATCCGCGAGGCGGTCCCGATCGCCCGCGTGATCTACCTCGAGCCGGACATCTACAACGAGGCCGAGGCCGCCAAGGGCCCCGACCGCGAGGCGACCCCCGGCGGCCCGACCGCGCACCCCGCCGGTCACTGA
- a CDS encoding RDD family protein, with protein sequence MSELVTGEAVALELRPARLPSRALAVLLDLATAVVCYIVVIVALAASTASLDEAAQIALSIAAFLLVLVGGPIAVETLSHGRSLGKMACGLRVVRDDGGPIRFRHALVRGAIGAVEILMTFGVVAVIASLVSARGRRLGDVFAGTLVVRERVPVARSGFVPPPPPWLAGRFSELDLSAVPDSLWLSVRQYLTRMQQLDPQVGWAMAQRLATDVAARTGAPAPQGIPPAAYLAAVLQERQAREARRAFGNGAAGAVTSRQGAYGQGGQAPGSPGAYGPVAASPGAYGHMAQAPGAYGTYGPTGVPSAAAVGRPSEVQAQVDRTQASPEAAPSVAETASDGRPATGFAPPA encoded by the coding sequence GTGAGTGAGCTGGTGACGGGTGAGGCGGTGGCGCTGGAGTTGCGCCCCGCGAGGTTGCCCAGCAGGGCACTGGCCGTGCTTCTCGACCTGGCCACGGCCGTGGTCTGCTACATCGTCGTGATCGTCGCTCTCGCGGCCTCCACGGCCTCACTGGACGAGGCCGCGCAGATCGCGTTGTCCATCGCGGCGTTTCTGCTCGTACTGGTGGGCGGCCCGATCGCGGTCGAGACGCTCAGTCACGGACGTTCGCTCGGCAAGATGGCGTGCGGTCTGCGGGTGGTGCGGGACGACGGCGGACCGATCCGGTTCCGGCATGCGCTGGTGCGGGGTGCGATCGGCGCGGTGGAGATCCTGATGACGTTCGGGGTCGTCGCTGTCATCGCCTCGCTGGTGTCGGCGCGTGGGCGACGGCTGGGTGACGTGTTCGCCGGGACTCTGGTCGTACGGGAGCGTGTGCCGGTGGCGCGGTCGGGTTTCGTTCCGCCGCCTCCGCCCTGGCTGGCGGGCCGTTTCTCGGAGCTGGACCTGTCAGCGGTGCCCGACAGCCTGTGGCTCTCGGTCCGTCAGTACCTGACGCGTATGCAGCAGCTGGACCCGCAGGTCGGCTGGGCCATGGCGCAGCGGCTCGCCACCGATGTCGCGGCCAGAACCGGCGCTCCGGCGCCGCAGGGCATTCCACCGGCCGCCTACCTGGCGGCGGTGTTGCAGGAACGGCAGGCCCGGGAGGCCCGGCGGGCCTTCGGAAACGGTGCGGCCGGCGCCGTCACGAGCCGACAGGGTGCTTACGGCCAGGGCGGTCAGGCTCCCGGGTCGCCCGGAGCGTACGGACCCGTCGCTGCCTCACCGGGGGCGTACGGACACATGGCTCAGGCTCCCGGAGCGTACGGAACCTACGGACCTACGGGAGTGCCGTCAGCGGCAGCGGTGGGTCGACCGTCCGAGGTCCAGGCTCAGGTTGATCGGACCCAGGCGTCGCCGGAGGCCGCGCCCTCGGTCGCCGAGACCGCTTCGGACGGCCGCCCCGCCACCGGGTTCGCGCCCCCGGCATAG
- the manA gene encoding mannose-6-phosphate isomerase, class I, which produces MDRLDNTVRPYAWGSTTAISKLLGVEPTGEPQAEMWMGAHPGAPSRTDRGTLVEVIDADPGRELGPQSVARFGPRLPFLLKILAAGAPLSLQVHPNLAQAKEGYEDEERRGIPVDAPHRNYKDANHKPELICALTEFDGLCGFRPPAGTADLLDGLGVDSLKPYVDLLHAHPEEAALREVLTAMLSADREEMAHTVAQAAAACARLGGDYAPYADIAHHYPGDPGVLAAMLLNHVRLQPGEALFLGAGIPHAYLGGLGVEIMANSDNVLRCGLTPKHVDVPELLRVVRFEAADPGVLRPEAAPDGEEVYETPTDEFRLSRHVLSEGAAAHDLSRATPQILLCTAGSVRAGEHELTPGRSVFVPAGEKAEVSGGGTLFRATVVA; this is translated from the coding sequence ATGGACCGCCTCGACAACACCGTCCGCCCCTACGCCTGGGGTTCGACCACCGCCATCTCGAAACTGCTCGGGGTGGAGCCGACCGGCGAACCGCAGGCGGAGATGTGGATGGGGGCCCACCCGGGCGCACCTTCGCGTACCGACCGCGGCACGCTCGTCGAGGTGATCGACGCGGACCCCGGCCGGGAACTCGGCCCGCAGTCCGTCGCCAGGTTCGGCCCGCGGCTGCCCTTCCTCCTCAAAATCCTCGCCGCCGGCGCCCCGCTCTCCCTCCAGGTGCACCCCAACCTGGCGCAGGCGAAGGAGGGTTACGAGGACGAGGAGCGCCGCGGCATCCCCGTGGACGCCCCGCACCGCAACTACAAGGACGCCAACCACAAGCCCGAACTCATCTGCGCACTCACCGAGTTCGACGGCCTGTGCGGCTTCCGTCCCCCCGCGGGGACCGCCGACCTGCTGGACGGCCTGGGCGTCGACTCCCTCAAGCCGTACGTCGACCTCCTGCACGCCCACCCGGAGGAGGCGGCCCTGCGCGAGGTCCTCACCGCCATGCTGAGCGCCGACCGCGAGGAAATGGCCCACACGGTCGCGCAGGCCGCGGCCGCCTGCGCCCGCCTGGGCGGCGACTACGCCCCGTACGCCGACATCGCCCACCACTACCCCGGCGACCCGGGTGTCCTCGCCGCGATGCTCCTCAACCACGTCCGACTCCAGCCCGGCGAGGCCCTGTTCCTCGGCGCAGGCATCCCGCACGCCTACCTCGGCGGGCTCGGCGTCGAGATCATGGCCAACTCCGACAACGTCCTGCGCTGCGGCCTGACCCCCAAGCACGTCGACGTCCCCGAACTCCTGCGCGTCGTCCGCTTCGAGGCCGCCGACCCCGGAGTACTGCGCCCGGAGGCCGCCCCCGACGGCGAGGAGGTGTACGAGACCCCGACCGACGAGTTCCGGCTGTCCCGTCACGTCCTGTCGGAGGGTGCCGCCGCGCACGATCTCAGCCGCGCGACCCCACAGATCCTGCTCTGCACGGCGGGCTCGGTCCGGGCCGGCGAGCACGAGCTGACTCCCGGCCGGTCGGTGTTCGTCCCCGCGGGCGAAAAGGCCGAAGTATCCGGAGGTGGCACGCTCTTCCGGGCCACGGTGGTCGCGTGA
- the ahcY gene encoding adenosylhomocysteinase: MTTVDNRQDFKVADLSLAEFGRKEITLAEHEMPGLMSIRREYAEAQPLAGARVTGSLHMTVQTAVLIETLVALGAEVRWASCNIFSTQDHAAAAIAVGPNGTPDNPQGVPVFAWKGETLDEYWWCTEQALTWPNTPTGGPNMILDDGGDATLLVHKGVEYEKDGKVPDVDTAESDEHRVVLELLHRTITDGSQKWTQLASEIRGVTEETTTGVHRLYEMHRDGSLLFPAINVNDAVTKSKFDNKYGCRHSLIDGINRATDVLIGGKTAVVCGYGDVGKGCAESLRGQGARVIVTEIDPICALQAAMDGYQVTTLEEVVGTADIFITTTGNKDIIMAGDMARMKHQAIIGNIGHFDNEIDMAGLAKIPGIVKDEVKPQVHTWRFPDGKVLIVLSEGRLLNLGNATGHPSFVMSNSFADQTLAQIELFTKPDEYPTDVYVLPKHLDEKVARLHLDALGVKLTRLRPEQASYIGVEVDGPYKSDQYRY, encoded by the coding sequence ATGACGACTGTCGACAACCGACAGGACTTCAAGGTCGCCGACCTCTCCCTGGCCGAGTTCGGCCGCAAGGAGATCACCCTCGCCGAGCACGAGATGCCCGGCCTGATGTCGATCCGCCGGGAGTACGCCGAGGCGCAGCCGCTGGCGGGCGCCCGTGTCACCGGTTCGCTGCACATGACCGTGCAGACCGCCGTGCTCATCGAGACCCTGGTCGCCCTGGGCGCCGAGGTCCGCTGGGCCTCCTGCAACATCTTCTCCACCCAGGACCACGCGGCCGCCGCCATCGCCGTGGGCCCGAACGGCACGCCCGACAACCCGCAGGGCGTCCCCGTCTTCGCCTGGAAGGGCGAGACCCTGGACGAGTACTGGTGGTGCACGGAGCAGGCGCTGACCTGGCCGAACACCCCCACCGGCGGCCCGAACATGATCCTGGACGACGGCGGCGACGCCACCCTCCTGGTCCACAAGGGCGTCGAGTACGAAAAGGACGGCAAGGTCCCGGACGTCGACACCGCCGAGTCCGACGAGCACCGCGTCGTCCTCGAACTCCTGCACCGCACCATCACGGACGGCTCGCAGAAGTGGACCCAGCTGGCGTCCGAGATCCGCGGCGTCACCGAGGAGACGACGACGGGTGTGCACCGTCTGTACGAGATGCATCGTGACGGGTCGTTGTTGTTCCCGGCGATCAATGTGAATGACGCGGTGACGAAGTCGAAGTTCGACAACAAGTACGGGTGCCGGCATTCGTTGATCGACGGGATCAACCGTGCGACGGATGTGTTGATCGGTGGCAAGACCGCTGTTGTGTGTGGTTATGGCGATGTGGGCAAGGGGTGTGCGGAGTCGCTGCGTGGGCAGGGTGCGCGGGTGATCGTCACGGAGATCGACCCGATCTGTGCGTTGCAGGCGGCGATGGACGGGTATCAGGTGACGACGCTGGAGGAGGTCGTCGGCACGGCGGACATCTTCATCACGACGACGGGGAACAAGGACATCATCATGGCCGGTGACATGGCCAGGATGAAGCATCAGGCGATCATCGGGAACATCGGTCACTTCGACAACGAGATCGACATGGCCGGTCTGGCGAAGATTCCGGGGATCGTCAAGGACGAGGTGAAGCCGCAGGTCCACACGTGGAGGTTCCCTGACGGCAAGGTGCTGATCGTGTTGTCGGAGGGGCGTCTGCTGAACCTGGGCAACGCGACGGGTCACCCGTCGTTCGTGATGTCCAACTCGTTCGCGGACCAGACGCTGGCGCAGATCGAGCTGTTCACCAAGCCGGACGAGTACCCCACCGACGTGTATGTGCTGCCCAAGCACCTGGACGAGAAGGTCGCCCGTCTCCACCTGGACGCGCTTGGTGTGAAGCTGACGCGGTTGCGCCCCGAGCAGGCGTCGTACATCGGCGTCGAGGTCGACGGCCCGTACAAGTCGGATCAGTACCGCTACTGA
- a CDS encoding SIS domain-containing protein, with protein MLDESLLDTPEALAEADRRGLLRGAAEAGARVRTAARHAVEAGVGDLKPDGRPRAVLIAGPGAAATHAADLLGTLAGAGSPVTRLAPSGVAPAAGALRWELPGWAGSVDLLLITTPDGTEPGLSLLAEAAYRRGCTVVAVAPAGTPLAEAVEGAHGMFIAMATAPYDQDEPLAASAPGVLWALLTPLLALLDRTGLLTAPPEALEKVADRLDQIAERCGPAIATYSNPAKTLASELADALPVIWTEGISAGPAGRRFAAGLAELAGRPALVAELPEALAAHSALLAGPLAASADPDDFFRDRVEEQPALHARVVLLRDRPIGGLTAAPTARDLVLSHDTPISELEPEAGGELESLAELIAVTDFAAVYLALASGA; from the coding sequence ATGCTCGACGAATCGCTGCTGGACACCCCCGAGGCGCTCGCGGAGGCCGACCGTCGCGGTCTGCTCCGCGGCGCCGCCGAGGCCGGCGCCCGCGTCCGTACCGCCGCCCGGCATGCCGTCGAGGCCGGCGTGGGTGACCTCAAGCCCGACGGCCGGCCCCGCGCGGTCCTCATCGCGGGCCCCGGCGCGGCCGCCACCCACGCCGCCGACCTGCTGGGCACACTCGCCGGAGCCGGCAGCCCCGTGACCCGCCTCGCCCCGAGCGGTGTCGCCCCCGCCGCGGGCGCCCTGCGCTGGGAGCTGCCCGGCTGGGCCGGCTCCGTGGACCTGCTCCTGATCACCACCCCCGACGGCACCGAGCCGGGCCTGTCCCTGCTCGCCGAAGCGGCCTACCGGCGCGGCTGCACGGTCGTCGCCGTGGCCCCCGCCGGCACCCCGCTGGCCGAGGCGGTGGAAGGCGCCCACGGCATGTTCATCGCCATGGCGACAGCGCCGTACGACCAGGACGAGCCCCTCGCCGCCTCGGCCCCCGGAGTGCTGTGGGCCCTGCTCACCCCGCTGCTCGCCCTCCTCGACCGCACCGGCCTGCTCACCGCACCGCCGGAGGCCCTGGAGAAGGTCGCCGACCGCCTCGACCAGATCGCCGAACGCTGCGGTCCCGCCATCGCCACCTACAGCAACCCCGCCAAGACGCTGGCCTCCGAACTCGCCGACGCGCTCCCGGTGATCTGGACCGAGGGCATCTCCGCCGGCCCCGCGGGCCGCCGGTTCGCGGCCGGCCTCGCCGAACTCGCCGGCCGCCCCGCCCTCGTCGCCGAACTGCCCGAGGCGCTCGCCGCGCACAGCGCCCTGCTCGCCGGCCCACTGGCCGCCAGCGCCGACCCGGACGACTTCTTCCGCGACCGTGTCGAGGAGCAACCCGCCCTCCACGCGCGCGTAGTGCTGCTCCGCGACCGCCCGATCGGCGGCCTCACCGCCGCCCCGACCGCCCGTGACCTGGTCCTCAGCCACGACACACCGATCAGCGAGCTGGAGCCGGAGGCCGGCGGCGAACTGGAGAGCCTCGCGGAACTGATCGCCGTCACGGATTTCGCCGCCGTTTACCTGGCGCTCGCCTCAGGCGCCTGA